The Haloarcula sp. DT43 DNA window AGGATTTGTTTGAATGCAGTGTGAGAAAATAGATTAGATTTATTATAAATTGGAGTCCACCTGTTTCTAAAGAAAGTTCTGGCAACTCAATCCCCATACTCCGGATAAACTGCCTTTTTGCTATATCGGTCACTTCCTCGACCCCTTCTCGGACCATCAAAGTACCGTATTCGGCCGTGTACACTCTTCTATGGTGTGATGAACCCCATTTGTCCCGTTTCTTGCTAATTAGACAATAGAAGCGATTGACACTAATTCTAAAACGCTGAAATTCGCACGTGTACACTCTTCTGAGGCATGTACACTCTTTTCGCCTCAAATTTGTCATGGTGGCCAGTATATTGGACTGGCCAAATTCCTGAATCCTCGTTTTTTGTACGTGTACACTCTTCTGAGGCATGTACACTCTTTTTGCCGGTCACAATAGCCATGCTGAGACCGCTCTAATGCCCAATTTCTCGGTATAGAGGTATAATACGTCCATAATTCCTTCGTGGGAGAACCGGCAAAACGTGGTACACACTCTTTTACCGGATTAGAGCGGATTATAGGCCCTATAAAATCCTTAAAAGAATGTACACTCTGTGTATTCCTAGCCGATTTGTCCAAAGAAAGAGGGGGGAATACGGGAATACGGAGGTGAAGCCGGGCACCGCCGGCAGCGGGCTTCAAACGAGCGCGGATCTGGTGGCCCCCCAGGGGTGGCGATATATCAGGAAGATAAGATAGAATGAAGCCGGTGGGCAGTCGGAGAGAGGGGACCCGCACATGGCCCACAAGAGAGTCTCGATGGTGGGCCAACCCAGACGGCCGGTAGGTGGGATGAGACAACGTCGACGACACTGGGTGGACGCAGAGATCGGTGATGGTGGAACGACAGTGAGTCGAGACAGTGACATGGGTGGAGACAAGGGAGGTGGTGACAGGAGTGACAGACTACCAGTGGGGATAGTGGGAGGTCCATGGGGACAAGCGTGGGTTTGGCAATGGTTCGCGACGTGTGGTTTTTCTCACGATTCTGATACAGGCGAAACGTAGCTCGCAGCCGACGAAAGCCCCTCGGGTGAAGCCGGGGGAACGCCCCTCGATGAACGACCACTGTCGCCCCCTGGAGACACGCCGTGCCCGGGAGGGTGTTCGTGACTGCGATGACGGTGGCCCAGACCTCGAAAGCCCTCGTTCGCTCGACCGACCATTCCGGGGCCCACGCTGCGCTCCTCACTCGCAAGCTCGTTGCGGTGCTTGCGGGGCCCGGGACGGACCGAGCGACCTCGCCCTTTCAGTCCAGCCCAGGCGGACCGCACCCGCTACCGCACCCGCTACCGCAACGGCACTGCAACCGCGACAGCACCACCACCGCGACAGCACTGCAACCGCCACCGCGACGGCGACCACAACAGCACCGCAACAGCACCCGCTACTCCCACCGCAACCAGCTCTGTAGTGCAAGCCTACGATATGTAGATGAAAAACAAGAAAAACGCAAAAAAGTTTGAGCCGGCAGAAACAGAACCCGGACTGAAAATATATACGAAACCTGATGCGTGACCGGTCAAGCAAGTCGCGCTGATTCTGCAAGACGGGTTATACACAGCCCTCACTCAACTGAAGGGTTCAACCGATGACCAGAACAGAATCAGCAGGCAGTCGCACCGGAAGTCAAACTGGACAGTCGCGATATTCAGCAGAGTCGCTGGAGTAGACACATATGAGAAGTAACCTGTTCAAATACGTGATTGTCGCTTGCATCGGCCTCATCTGGATAACCTGGACCGGCGCGGTCCTCGGGGGACTACTGGCATGAGTGACCAAATCGTCGCTGGCATCACGGCCTTCTACGACTCGCTTCTCACGGGAGTGCAGGAACTCATCTGTGGAGGGACCCTCGCATGACGCACCCATCGCCACTGCACACGCTTCGGGGCTACGTCGAGGTCGTCCACTCCCCAACCGGAGAACTGGGAGTCGGGGGCTACTCCACCACCAACGTCGACGAGCTCAAGCAGCGAAGCACCGGGGTCGTTACCAACATGAAGCGAGTCCGCGATATTGCACGTCGCTTCCACAACTGGGACGTGCCGAGCGAAGCCGACCTCCGCCGCGAAGCAATGCGAGGTGGCCGGTGATGGCTGGCCGTCCGGAGCGGTGTCTGCGCGACGACTGCGATGCCGAGGTCACCGACATCTCGCTGGGGACCTCCTCGAGGGTCGGCAGTCGGTCGCGACCAGAGCCGGTCGCCGACTGCAGTGCCGGGCACTCGAAACCAGTGGGGGCAAACTGACGATGGTTCGAGAAGCCCCGACCAGTTGTCTGCGCGACGACTGCGAAGCCAGCGAAGAGTCCCAGGAGTGGCTCGACGTCCAGAGTCGCTTCCACGACTACACCTACCGGAATACGCTCCTCAAAGCGGCAGTGTCCCGAGGCGAGCCGGGTTGCGGGCTACCGGACGTGGCAGGAGAAGTTCGATCGCCACGTCACGGAGGGCGAGTCGGCCATCTGGATCTGGGCGCCGATTATCACGAAGCAGTGCCCGGAGTGCGAGAACTCGCCGAACTACCACGAGGACAGTGACTGTGAGTACGACGAGACGCCGCCCGAGGAGTGGTCCGAGGGTCTGGTCGGGTTCAAGCCCGCGCCGGTGTTCGATGTCTCCCAGACCGAGGGCGAGCCGCTTCCCGACCTGGACACGGAAGCGACCGGCGACGCCGGCGACCTCGTCGACCAGTTGACTGCCGCCGGTGACGACCTTGGCGTGACGGTGCGGATCGTTCCAGCCGAGGAGTGGACGCACGGTGAGGCGAAGGGGATCTGCGAGCAGCTGAGTCTCGTCGATGTCCAACCGCTCGTCGAGGTGCGTGATCGGGCGAACGAGGCCGACCTCGCGCGGACGCTGATTCACGAGTATGCACACGCCCTGCTCCACTTCGATGTCGACGACGACACCGAGCGGGCGAAACGTGAAGTCGAGGCCGAAGCCGTCGCGTACGTCGTCGGGCGCTACTGTGGGTTAGATACCAGCGGGTCGGCGTTCTACCTCGCTGCGTGGGAGTCGGACGATCCTGAGGTCGTTCGCGAGCGCCTCGGCCGGATTAGTCGAACGGCAGAAGAACTCATCGACGTTCTGGAGGACTAGACCTATTTGTTAGTTGAGATTATTTCAGCAGCCCAGACAGGAAGGAAGAAGAGCCGCCAAGGACCCGATCCAGCCGCCAGGTAAACAGTCCACGTGCAGCTGAAACAAGGAGGACAGTTCCAATAACCCAGAGCAATACGCTTCCGAGAACATAGCTTCCAATCAAGATACCGACTTGGCCAATCGCTACGGCTCCAAGGAGTCGTTTTTTCTCTCGTTCGTATATTTCTGAGAGCTTGTTGAACTCATCCAAATCCTCTGGTAAGGAGAAGCCCTTGTTAGCCCCCCGTTTCCAGACAGTCGGGGCCATTGATACGCCCACCAAACCTTCTGGACCACTAGAGACGGTGAGATTTTGCAGATCTATAGTCCATTCAGTATCACATTCCGTACATCGAAGCAACGTGTAAGAATGGTTGGTTACCTCAATAGAACGCCGGATAACGGTCGTCTCTCCGGTGCAGACTGGACAGCTGTCCGGGGTAATCGGTGTTATAGAGGTCGTGTTTGAGTCGATTCGATCCAATTCACTTGCTATCTCCCCGTAGAGTCGATTAATCAGCGCCTCCGACTTCTCCGTATAATCCTCAAGTGCGGCATCGAGATCATCTGCGAGTAGTTTTAAATCTACTAGCGTGGCACGAAGATCCTCATCCTTTGGGCCAGCGGAGAGGTTCTCAAGGGTAGCGCGATACTCTTCGACCACTACTTGTAGTTCTACGCCAGCCTTCTGGAAATCATTATATCTGGAGATCGTACTCTTCGAGTCGGTCCACGAAATCTCCTCATCAAATGTACTAAGTTCAGAATACAGGCTCTGAAGATGGTCATCAAGTTCAGTAACCGTTTCGTCTATCTTCCGCGAGAGTCGATCGGATTCTTTGTCCGCGGGCAGTGACTGAGCAGTCTCAAAGAGCTCGTTCAATTCCTCGATGGCCTCAATAACCCCGTTCACTAATTCATAGGTATTCGCTATCTGATTCCCACACGATATCTCATCGGCGACTGAATAGGGGAATCTGCTCTCGTTCAGGGGGAATTGTAGCTGTGCTTGAGACGAGGTCTCGGAGGGGCGAGCGCTATCGGCTGTCGGAGCCACAGAATTCCCGTGAATAGCATCGTGACAATCTTTACAGAGGGTTTTCAGATTGCTCGTGTTATGGGTTCCACCCTTACTCTTTGGGACAATATGGTGGGCATGAAGCTCTGCATCGCCACGAGGACCACCGACTGCACCGCAGTTCTGACAGGTAAAATCATCTCTGCGGTAAACCTCTTTACGGCGTGATCCCCAATCGCTGGGATACCCCTCACTCATTACCAAATAAATCTTAGACGTAGCGAATAGTGGTTTTGGTGTGGTATTGGCCAAGACTCGCCACCTTCTGAGTTGAGGATGTTTGATTGCCACTGATGTCAGAGGGTCCCAGAAGTATGTATTGGGGGAATGTCGTGTTAACCAACAAATAGCGGACCCTCAGTCGTATCGTTGGTTAACTTTTTCTGCGCCCGCCGAGGGGCGGAGGCGCGTTCTGACCTCCGTCGAATGATGACTGAACCCGATCTCACGACGGTCTTCGAGGAAGCCGAGCACGTTGCCGAGCAGCATGACCAGATCGCACGTACGACAGACAACCAAGCCCACGAGTACCTCCGATACGCCGTTCTTCGGGTGCTCGAAGGCGAGGCGGACCACCTCCCAACAGACTGGACCCCAATCGACGGCGTGACCGTCGGCTACGGGAGCGACGACGCGATGTTCGATAGCTGGGGCTCCAGCGAAGACTGGTGGGAAACTGTCCCGCCCCAGGAGGCGTGTACCCGCTTCCGGGTGTTCTTCCCGGACGACCACCAGACGGTCCCCCGCGACATCGTCGACGTGATGGCCGCGCTCGGTGCCTGGCGAGTGTGGACCGGGAGCGCAGCGGCGTGCGGCTCCTACGACCATCGAGAGCGCCGCGAGGTCCACCTTTGACAGCGAGAGAGTCCTGCCGTTCACGGCGTGCGTGAATCACGTAAGCTCCGATGAGAATCACTGCATCAATGCTGGTCTTGAGCCTCCAACGAGATGATTGGGTTCTACTTTCACCGTGGTTGGCTGACGTTCAAGTTCCAAACGAACATATCTGGAAATGGCTGATGAAGCGCACCAACACGTTCGCCGTGCGTCCCCTCTCCGATACGAGAGAGCTACTGCTACGGGACCTGTTGGACGCTTCCGCCGCTCTCTGGAACGAGGTCAATTATCAGCGCCTCATGCGCTACAACGACGAAGACGGCTTTGAGGACGAGGACGTGTGGAACGCTGACACCGGCAGTCTCGAAGGCAAGTACAAAGGTGTGCTTGGCGCGTCCACCGCCCAACAGGTAATACGCAAAAACAGCGAAGCGTGGCGCGGGTTCTTCGATACAAAGAAGACGTATCACGACGGATCGAACACATCCGTTACGGAACACCCGGAACCGCCGGGCTTCCGTGGTAACAAAGACGATGGGCGTGTCCTCAAAGGCGTCATTCGCAACGACGCATACACTGTTGAGTGGGGCGAGCGATCCCGGCTTGAGATCCTGGTCGAGAGCGAGTTGAAAGACCGATACGATCACACCGGGCGTCTCCGACTCGAAATCGCTGGCGACCCGAATTGGCCCGACTACGAGAAACAAGGACGATTGGACCTGTGGTATGACGAGACTGACAGCATCTTCCGAGCTTCCCAACCCGTGACTGTTACAGATACACGGGAGACTCCACTGGCCGACGAGAAGGCCGCTCTGGATATTGGTGCGAACAATCTCGTCGCCTGTACCACCACGACCGGCGACCAATACCTGTACGAAGGTCGGGACCTGTTCAACCGCTTCCGTGAGACAACGCGAGAAATCGCCCGGTTACAGTCCAAGCTACAGGAAGACCAATACAGTAGCGAGCGTATCCGGCGGCTGTATCGGAAGCGAACCCGCCGCCGCGACCACGCACAGGAAGCGTTGTGTCGTGACCTAATCGAATGGCTGTACGAGGACGGCGTAGACACGGTGTATATCGGTGGACTGACCGACGTGCTGGACACGCATTGGTCGGTCGAAACCAATGCCAAGACCCACAACTTCTGGGCGTTCAAGCAGTTTACTGAGCGGCTAGCATGTACTGCTGAGGAATACGGTATCTCGGTGGAAGTCCAGTCGGAAGCGTGGACAAGCCAGGAGTGCCCGCAGTGCGGTTCAACAGACCGAACGAAACGACATCAGGACACACTAACGTGTCCGTGTGGATTCGAGGGGCATGCCGACCTCACAGCGTCAGAGACGTTCTTGAAGCGGCACACAGAGAAGGCAGTCAGGTCGATGGCACGGCCCGTGCGGTTCGAGTGGGACGACCACAACTGGTCGGGGACACCACACCCTCACGAAAGTCCCAAAGAACAGCGCACAGACCCGAGTACCGTCCACCGTGACGGGAATGTTGCCTCCGGCGAGTCCTAGACCGGCTGAGATTCCCACGGAGGAAACCCCGGCGTAAACGCCGGGGAGGATGTCATCTGTGGCCGGAAGGCCATCCGGTGGAGGAAGTACTTCACGAGCGGCTCAGTGGCCCTGCAGAAACCGTCGCTCCCGACGGTGGCCGAACGGGCGACGTTCGCGACCGACTGGTCGTCGACGAGAACGCACAG harbors:
- a CDS encoding HNH endonuclease codes for the protein MSEGYPSDWGSRRKEVYRRDDFTCQNCGAVGGPRGDAELHAHHIVPKSKGGTHNTSNLKTLCKDCHDAIHGNSVAPTADSARPSETSSQAQLQFPLNESRFPYSVADEISCGNQIANTYELVNGVIEAIEELNELFETAQSLPADKESDRLSRKIDETVTELDDHLQSLYSELSTFDEEISWTDSKSTISRYNDFQKAGVELQVVVEEYRATLENLSAGPKDEDLRATLVDLKLLADDLDAALEDYTEKSEALINRLYGEIASELDRIDSNTTSITPITPDSCPVCTGETTVIRRSIEVTNHSYTLLRCTECDTEWTIDLQNLTVSSGPEGLVGVSMAPTVWKRGANKGFSLPEDLDEFNKLSEIYEREKKRLLGAVAIGQVGILIGSYVLGSVLLWVIGTVLLVSAARGLFTWRLDRVLGGSSSFLSGLLK
- a CDS encoding RNA-guided endonuclease InsQ/TnpB family protein, producing MKRTNTFAVRPLSDTRELLLRDLLDASAALWNEVNYQRLMRYNDEDGFEDEDVWNADTGSLEGKYKGVLGASTAQQVIRKNSEAWRGFFDTKKTYHDGSNTSVTEHPEPPGFRGNKDDGRVLKGVIRNDAYTVEWGERSRLEILVESELKDRYDHTGRLRLEIAGDPNWPDYEKQGRLDLWYDETDSIFRASQPVTVTDTRETPLADEKAALDIGANNLVACTTTTGDQYLYEGRDLFNRFRETTREIARLQSKLQEDQYSSERIRRLYRKRTRRRDHAQEALCRDLIEWLYEDGVDTVYIGGLTDVLDTHWSVETNAKTHNFWAFKQFTERLACTAEEYGISVEVQSEAWTSQECPQCGSTDRTKRHQDTLTCPCGFEGHADLTASETFLKRHTEKAVRSMARPVRFEWDDHNWSGTPHPHESPKEQRTDPSTVHRDGNVASGES